The Anticarsia gemmatalis isolate Benzon Research Colony breed Stoneville strain chromosome 29, ilAntGemm2 primary, whole genome shotgun sequence genome window below encodes:
- the LOC142985193 gene encoding uncharacterized protein LOC142985193, whose amino-acid sequence MAAISTYKKRPGTSGISGQLFETKLISLILFRLLHDDNVEEFYMSSNMDDIGAFDDITFKAKLKGIDQPILVFVQAKHKEDDDKFVNFELVKNFYTSYMKVKQKLNSTKVTNDKILNGKFDDIECLFILYTNAKCYDDTNSAELDRFATNTALFKQARRPYQSVFADNLNNILATSDKGALGSQPDYTTDDVEFIGKTILTEEITTLAENMNKFLNDQSMSIMNNEYIARYHVILARNVVNLSEPQSEPEKPGQGEVKKWRIMTFRPEFFDTEDMILSMLRKKLYELFGKSQAKKKNTEDPKKIVNQEARIPSLDDRISTFLYEPTVTALSCLIDTYIIYKNCKLEFTVDRPSSDKAKLEDISNNLTPSLVFDAKAIVARNILMSLKLKVPVEFGNSDLAIRGSLKKIDRRMIHLTNTVADLCDKSKILDNYKIVTIDESLGDGFLSSNGGFGGAVGNLLIYDQETKFLKVTDDVTSLKDNAKALYTKLNDKIKDLHVYRFDVKAITFPKLAFDCTDEAKDILKKLVIYEKQSNHRGVEDLLKEQIEIHQRTNNPNNFQVKSDSVLQNYHNEIQKWWMSPFGLYITKTSDIYQQAINNIVIEPQISALQHMFYINNMSNINYTFSDNCTESYKSLGASPSCVIVSDLTTLTTMKVIQCIRDKFNNKYAILDLKCILNLRSDDFKGLIKEIRNTDKVLVVICDDIQKNRTLHRRLDEIAESTINKNIIVITSSVFQEMIEEYFPEVKEKLNDREQSLVDLSPESQKEIIKNTQVIFQGQRVGLDLIIDDVSVSHIKGAVLSKVIRKEDVIFGAPLNTASYEEIKYLYVDRKVSQAPDYNCDEVNYSSEDEYENKVRIRPVRTFYDIKNDVVLVTAKPGMGKSTLLTHLSLKTKDRNKKLWIVRINLLDYSKEFYEWHEEKPINTLETLKFLCHVILKNNNVAIKLKEVNGKVYLEECGGDEWTAFEINMFLHFYNKKNLLLLFDGFDEICPHYKTNVIKFFNAVKSYPRRNKMWVTSRPYSEILPDLQKALGKPYEIEYINDEEQQIFLKKFWEDKVQFDKLTEAQLRNVTSFIDFMTEMLTTSAAASLDYRFSRIYYLFYVYVNAHFPHVDHATQSPYADKFNPQMVNTSDVEKLDLDLFFDENIDRKQFPSAPSSGRVKVDKLLGTPLLLYLVANYFVNVIEVGKTTKKWQLDINIHNIYEMFIETKLKKILFQDKNKMDVYNPDIMTRYEKERTDCITMHKKIGAYAILKNSLFNDEFNLDEFKDMQPFNVAGLKEFEAMINRIKQGTEKTGLISHVTADNMPVFIHRTFAEYCAAEFICDIFKSDKFEIGNKEILYTTLMVLNIGDILPFITKKREIDAELNDIIDYIEKKRPTFLTWYRLLCHSGDWSMEKHQRLMSSLVDDKSVSVYNDDYFINFIHRLQWENDENDISIGKIKRNLVEKMKPNLKNFIAAFKSPPTTPEVLIGAGEPTLRYS is encoded by the coding sequence atggCCGCCATTTCTACGTACAAGAAACGCCCAGGAACCTCCGGTATTAGCGGACAATTATTCGAAACGAAACTTATAAGTTTGATATTATTTAGATTACTACACGATGATAATGTCGAAGAATTTTATATGTCATCAAATATGGACGACATTGGCGCTTTCGATGATATAACTTTTAAAGCAAAACTCAAAGGCATTGACCAACCAATTCTAGTCTTTGTACAAGCAAAGCACAAGGAAGATGACGACAAATTCGTCAATTTCGAACTAGTTAAAAATTTCTACACTAGTTACATGAAAGTCAAGCAAAAACTGAACTCTACTAAAGTTACTAACGACAAAATTTTGAACGGAAAATTCGATGATATTGaatgcttgtttattttatatacaaatgcTAAATGCTACGATGATACTAATAGTGCCGAACTTGATCGTTTTGCGACGAATACTGCGTTATTCAAGCAAGCAAGGAGACCTTACCAGAGCGTGTTTGCAGATAATTTGAACAACATTTTAGCTACTAGCGACAAAGGAGCGCTTGGTTCTCAACCAGATTACACGACTGACGACGTTGAATTCATTGGAAAAACGATTTTAACCGAAGAAATTACGACGTTAGCTGAAAATATGAATAAGTTTCTAAATGATCAGTCTATGAGTATCATGAATAACGAGTACATAGCCCGTTACCACGTGATTCTAGCTAGgaatgttgttaatttatctgaACCACAATCGGAGCCCGAAAAGCCTGGTCAAGGAGAGGTAAAAAAATGGAGAATAATGACTTTTAGACCTGAATTTTTTGACACTGAAGACATGATTCTATCCATGTTGAGGAAGAAACTATACGAGCTGTTCGGCAAGAGTCAAGCTAAGAAGAAAAACACAGAAGAtccaaaaaaaattgtgaaccAAGAAGCTCGAATACCAAGTCTTGATGATCGAATATCAACCTTTTTATATGAACCTACTGTTACTGCGTTAAGTTGTTTAATAGATACTTATATTATCtacaaaaattgtaaattagAATTCACTGTAGACAGGCCGAGTAGTGATAAAGCTAAACTAGAAGATATTAGTAATAATTTGACACCTTCTTTGGTCTTTGACGCTAAAGCAATTGTAGCAAGAAATATACTTATGtccttaaaattaaaagttccGGTCGAATTTGGTAATTCAGATTTAGCAATTCGGGGCAGTCTTAAAAAAATTGATAGAAGAATGATACATTTGACTAATACTGTAGCAGATTTGTGTGATAAGTCTAAAATACTCGacaattataaaatagttaCGATTGATGAGAGTCTAGGAGATGGTTTTCTGAGTTCCAATGGCGGTTTCGGCGGGGCCGTCGGCAATTTACTAATTTACGACCAAGAAACTAAGTTTTTAAAAGTCACTGATGATGTTACATCACTCAAAGACAACGCTAAAGCATTGTACACTAAActgaatgataaaattaaagacTTACATGTATACAGATTCGATGTGAAAGCAATTACTTTTCCGAAATTAGCATTTGATTGTACTGATGAAGCGAAGGATATATTAAAGAAATTAGTTATTTACGAAAAGCAGAGTAACCATCGGGGAGTAGAGGATTTGCTAAAAGAACAGATTGAAATACATCAAAGAACGAACAAtcctaataattttcaagtaaaatcGGACTCCGTGCTTCAGAACTACCATAACGAAATCCAAAAATGGTGGATGTCACCTTTCGGCCTGTATATAACTAAAACAAGTGACATATACCAACAGGcaatcaataatattgtaatagaacCTCAAATAAGTGCATTACAacatatgttttatataaacaacatgtctaatataaattatacgtTTAGCGATAATTGTACAGAGTCTTATAAATCTTTAGGCGCGTCACCTAGTTGCGTAATAGTCTCTGATTTGACAACACTCACTACAATGAAAGTTATACAATGTATAAGAGAtaaattcaacaataaatatgcaattttagatttaaaatgtattttaaacctTCGAAGCGATGATTTTAAAGGGTTAATAAAGGAAATACGAAATACTGACAAAGTTCTTGTGGTCATTTGTGATGATATACAGAAAAACAGAACTCTGCACCGACGGTTAGATGAGATAGCAGAATctactataaacaaaaatataatagttataacAAGTAGTGTATTTCAAGAAATGATTGAAGAATACTTTCCAGAAGTGAAAGAAAAATTGAACGACAGAGAGCAGAGTTTAGTTGATCTTTCACCGGAATCCCAAAAGGAGATTATTAAGAACACTCAAGTGATATTTCAAGGGCAAAGAGTTGGCCTAGATTTGATAATAGACGATGTTTCTGTCTCGCATATAAAAGGAGCAGTATTAAGCAAAGTAATAAGAAAAGAAGATGTTATTTTTGGCGCTCCATTAAACACAGCCAGTTatgaagaaattaaatatttatacgttGATAGAAAAGTGAGTCAAGCACCGGATTATAATTGCGATGAAGTGAATTATTCTTCTGAAGATGAGTATGAAAATAAAGTAAGAATACGTCCAGTTAGAACGTTTTATGACATCAAAAACGATGTTGTTTTAGTCACAGCGAAACCTGGGATGGGGAAATCTACTTTACTAACTCATTTGTCATTGAAAACTAAAGACAGGAATAAGAAACTTTGGATAGTAAGAATCAACTTGCTAGATTATTCTAAAGAGTTTTATGAGTGGCATGAGGAAAAACCGATTAACACTTTAGAGACTTTAAAGTTCCTTTGTCATGTtatattaaagaataataatgtagcgataaaattaaaagaagtaAATGGAAAAGTTTACTTAGAGGAATGCGGCGGCGACGAATGGACGGCtttcgaaataaatatgttcCTACACTTTTATAATAAGAAGAACTTACTGCTTCTTTTCGATGGTTTCGATGAAATTTGCCCTCATTACAAGACTAATGTAATAAAGTTTTTCAACGCAGTCAAAAGTTACCCACGAAGGAACAAAATGTGGGTTACTAGCAGACCGTACAGTGAAATATTGCCGGACTTGCAGAAAGCGTTGGGTAAACCTTACGAGATAGAATACATCAATGATGAAGAACAACAAATTTTCTTAAAGAAGTTCTGGGAGGACAAAGTGCAGTTTGACAAATTGACAGAAGCACAACTTAGGAACGTGACTTCGTTCATAGATTTCATGACTGAAATGTTGACAACCAGTGCGGCCGCGTCCCTTGACTACCGTTTCTCAAGAATATATTACTTGTTCTACGTTTATGTTAATGCTCATTTTCCACACGTGGACCACGCAACACAGTCGCCTTACGCGGACAAATTCAATCCTCAGATGGTTAATACTTCTGATGTTGAAAAACtagatttagatttatttttcgaCGAAAATATTGACAGGAAACAATTTCCTAGTGCTCCTTCAAGCGGCAGAGTGAAAGTCGACAAACTTTTAGGCACTCCGCTACTTTTATACCTCGTCGCAAATTATTTCGTAAACGTCATTGAAGTAGGTAAGACGACGAAGAAATGGCAACTGGACatcaacatacataatatatacgaGATGTTTATTGAAACTAAATTGAAGAAAATCTTGTTccaagataaaaacaaaatggatGTCTACAACCCAGATATTATGACGCGATATGAGAAAGAACGCACAGACTGTATAACTATGCATAAGAAAATAGGCGCGTACGCCATTTTGAAAAACTCTCTATTCAATGATGAATTTAATTTGGACGAGTTTAAAGACATGCAGCCGTTCAACGTCGCTGGGTTAAAGGAATTCGAAGCTATGATTAATAGAATTAAACAAGGGACTGAGAAAACAGGCCTAATATCACACGTAACAGCTGACAATATGCCCGTGTTTATACATAGAACATTTGCCGAGTACTGCGCGGCCGAATTCAtttgtgacatttttaaaagtgaCAAATTCGAGATTGGTAACAAGGAAATTTTGTACACGACTCTAATGGTGTTGAATATAGGAGATATATTGCCTTTTATAACTAAAAAACGAGAGATAGATGCTGAATTGAATGATATAATTGATTATATTGAGAAGAAACGGCCTACGTTTTTGACGTGGTATCGGTTGCTCTGTCACTCGGGCGATTGGTCGATGGAGAAACACCAACGGCTTATGAGCTCTTTAGTTGACGACAAAAGTGTTAGTGTATATaatgatgattattttataaactttattcatCGCTTACAATGGGAGAACGATGAAAACGACATAAGTATAGggaaaattaaaagaaatttagTGGAAAAAATGAAACCTAATTTGAAGAATTTCATAGCTGCGTTCAAGTCGCCGCCGACGACGCCCGAAGTACTTATCGGAGCAGGGGAGCCAACATTACGATATTCATAA